Proteins encoded in a region of the Bacteroidota bacterium genome:
- the lipA gene encoding lipoyl synthase: MIELPVVPSIKNTESLKRPDWLRVKLPYGDQYRSVRSIVDKQQLHTVCESARCPNMGECWGEGTATFMILGNVCTRGCSFCAVATGRPTEFDEEEPIRVAEAIRQMGVKHAVITSVNRDELKDGGASIWAATVRESYRLNPGLTMETLIPDFKAKWDALELVLAERPNVVSHNMETVKRLYRRVRPQARYERSLEQIRRTKQAGLRTKSGIMVGLGETPEEVYEIMDDLVAHGCDVMTLGQYLQPTKMHLPVEEFITPEMFDHYRTVGLRKGLKYVESGPLVRSSYHSERHLEG; the protein is encoded by the coding sequence ATGATAGAGCTACCGGTAGTACCCAGCATAAAGAATACGGAAAGCCTGAAACGGCCAGACTGGTTGCGTGTAAAGCTGCCCTACGGAGACCAGTATCGTAGTGTGCGGAGCATAGTAGACAAGCAGCAGCTGCACACGGTGTGCGAGAGTGCGCGCTGCCCTAATATGGGCGAGTGCTGGGGCGAGGGTACTGCTACCTTCATGATCCTGGGCAATGTATGCACGCGGGGGTGCTCCTTCTGCGCCGTGGCTACTGGCAGGCCCACCGAGTTTGACGAAGAAGAGCCGATACGTGTGGCCGAGGCCATCCGGCAGATGGGCGTAAAGCACGCAGTGATTACCAGTGTGAACCGCGATGAGCTGAAAGACGGGGGGGCCAGCATCTGGGCCGCCACCGTGCGCGAGAGCTACCGGCTGAACCCGGGACTGACGATGGAAACACTCATCCCCGACTTCAAGGCCAAATGGGATGCCCTGGAGCTGGTGCTGGCCGAACGCCCCAATGTGGTGAGCCATAACATGGAAACCGTGAAGCGCCTGTACCGCAGGGTGCGCCCGCAGGCCCGCTATGAGCGTAGCCTGGAGCAGATACGCCGTACCAAACAGGCCGGGCTGCGCACCAAGAGCGGAATTATGGTGGGCCTGGGCGAAACACCCGAAGAGGTGTATGAGATAATGGATGACCTGGTGGCACATGGCTGCGACGTGATGACGCTGGGCCAGTACCTGCAGCCCACCAAGATGCACCTGCCGGTGGAGGAGTTTATAACCCCAGAGATGTTTGACCACTACCGTACGGTGGGCCTACGCAAGGGCCTGAAGTATGTGGAGAGCGGCCCGCTGGTACGCAGCAGCTACCACAGCGAACGCCACCTGGAGGGGTAG